The genomic region TGTCAAGGCGGGCCGGTCAGAATGGGCTAAACCTATCTGTCACAGACATTTATGACTCCTGTAACCCTCCCGTCACGAAGCCGCTGTGGAAAAGAACCGGCGAGGCGCCGGCCAGGAGCCGGCAACCGCTCACATCGGCCGGCTTAACTACTCATTTCAGGGCACTTATGTTGGTTGCACAGTTTCCTGTTCAAAATGCTGGCGAGGCCGGAACGATCGCGATTCCGATCCCCCTGCGGGGCAGTTTTCCGCAGGCTTTTCCGCGCTTGCTGCGGAGAGGTGCATGCTAGCCTCACGGACATGGTCGCGACCCGGATTCTGGTCGTCGAAGACGAGCCCGATATCGCCGAGGTGCTGCAGTTCAACCTCGAACGCGCCGGCTTCGCGGTGACCGTCGAGCGGCGCGGCGACAGCGCGCTCGAGGCCATCCGCCGGCGTCCGCCCGACCTCCTCGTTCTCGACCTGATGCTCCCCGGGCTCGACGGCCTCGAGCTCGCTCGACTGCTCAAGCGCGATCCTGCGACCTCGAACCTCCCCCTCGTCATGCTCACGGCGAAGGGCGAGGAGCTCGACCGGATCGTCGGCCTCGAGCTCGGCGCCGACGACTACATCTCCAAGCCGTTCAGCCCACGCGAAGTCGTCCTCCGGATCAAGGCGGTGCTGCGCCGCCACGCCGGTGAGGAGGAGCCCAGCGCCCGGATCGAGATCGGCAGGATCCGGCTCGACGCCGCCGCTCATCGCGCCGAAGTGCGCGGAGTCGACGTCCCCCTCACCGCCACCGAGTTCCGCCTGTTGCGGATCCTGATGGAGCGCCAGGGCCGCGTTCAGACGCGGGCGCGCCTGCTGACCGACGTCTGGGGCTATGCCGAGGACGTCGACAGCCGGACCGTCGACACGCACGTGCGAAGGCTCCGGCACAAGCTCGGTCCGGAGTCCGACCGCATCGAGACGGTGATCGGCGTCGGCTACCGGATGCGCGGCTAGAAGCGCGGCGCAGATGAAGCTGCTGCTGCTGCGCCACGCCGTCGCCCACGACCGCGCCACGTTCGCGGCCACCGGCAAAGAGGACCGGCTGCGCCCCCTCACCGAAGAGGGGAGGAAGAAGATGCGCCGGATCGGCGATGCCCTGGCCGGCCTCCTTCCCGAGCTCGCCCTGATCGCGACCAGCCCCTATGCGAGAGCGCGCGAGTCGGCGGAGATTCTCGCTCGGGCCTATCCCGGCCGCCCGGTGCTGTCGGAAGCCGCCGAGCTCGCGCCCGCCGGAGCCTCGGCGGGCCTCCTCAAGTTCCTGCAGACGCAGAAGTCGTTGCCGGCCGTCGCCTGTGTCGGGCACGAACCGGACCTTTCGCAGCTCGCCGGCTGGCTCCTCTCGGGGCAGCAGAAGTCGTTCCTCGAGTTGCGCAAGGGGGGCGCCTGTCTGCTCGATTTCACCGGCCGCCTCGCGCCGGGCAACGCCACCCTGCTCTGGCACCTCACTCCATCCCTGCTGCGGGCGCTGCGGTGAACGGCGAGGCGTTCTCCAGCGCGCACTCCGGCGGCGGCGCGTGAAGATCCCGGCCGATCTGCTCACCCGGCCAGCGGAGGAGGCCGTTCGCCGGCTGGCGCTCGTCCAGCTCGAGCGGGCGATCGAGGCTCGAAAGCAGCTGGTCGACGGCGACCGCGAAGAGGCGTTGCACGACTTCCGCGTCGCGCTGCGTCGCCTGCGGAGTCTCCTGCGCTCGCACCGGTCGGCTTTCAGTGTCGAGTTTCCCAAGCGGGCGCTGCGCAACCTGGCAACCCTGGCGCGCGACACCAACCCCGGGCGCGATGCCGAGGTGCAGCTCGCCTGGCTCGGCACCTTCGCCGCCGAGCTCAAACCGGCCGAGCGCGCCGGGCACCGGGTCCTCGCGGCGGATCTCACCGTGCGCCGTGACGAGAGCTATCGCAAGGTCGAACGCGAGATCGTGCGCGACTTCGCCGGTATCGCGGAAGATCTGGCGGCCCGCCTCGTCGCCTACAAGGTGACCGTGAACCTCGCGCAGCCCGCGCCGCCGCCGAGCTTCGCGGCCGCGACGCGCGAAGCGCTCGTCCGCAGCCGCGACGAGCTCTTCGACAAGCTGGCGCGGATCGAGACCGTCGCGGACGAGACCGAAGGGCATGCCGCGCGCATCGCCGCCAAGCGGCTGCGCTACCTGGCCGAACCTCTCGCCCCCTGGATCGACAGCGCGCGCCGCCCGGTCGAGCTGCTCAAAGCGCTGCAGGATCTCCTCGGCGAGCTCCACGACGGGCAGCTCCTGGCGGCCCACGTGGCCCAGTCCCTGGCGGAGATCGAGTCGAAACGGGCTCAGCGGCTCATCGCCGACACGCTGGACGGGGCGGACCCGACATCGCCTGCCGGACGCGCCGCGCAGGCTCTCCCGACGCTGCGGCGGAGCGAGCGCTCCGGCCTCATCGCCGTGGCCCGACGGCTCGGCGCGCGGAGAAGCGACCTCTTCGCCTCCCTGACGCAGGGCTGGCTGGGCGAGACCGCCCCTCTCCGCCAGGAGCTCGTCGCGGCGCTCGAAACGCTCGACCGCAGTCTCGGCGCGCCCCCCCGCCGGCGTCCGCCGCGAGAGAAGCCGGCCGCAGGCGCCCCTGCAGCTCGCAAGCCGCGCCGGCCGGGCGGGCGCCAAGCCCCCGTCCGGCGAACCCGGCCCGCGCGGTCGCCGTCGACCACCGGCTAGCTGCGCTCAGCGCGCGCGGCGACGGAGGGCGTTCGCCATGAAGATCGCCTGGCTGTCGCGCTCCGGCTCGCCCTCTGCGGGCTGTTCTTGCCGCCAGCTGCCGTCGGACTCGAGCGCCCAGGCCTTGCGGTTGTCGGCGAGCTGAACGTCGAGGATCGACTGCAGCTCGGCGCGCAGGTCGGGCGCCTCGACCGGGACCATCGTCTCCACCCGGCGATCGAGGTTCCGCGACATCCAGTCGGCGGAGGCGATGAAATACTCCGGGGCGCCGCCGTTGGCGAAGTGGAAGATGCGGGCGTGCTCGAGGAATCGCCCGACGATCGAGCGCACGCGGATGGTCTCGCTCATCCCGGGGACGCCCGGACGCAGCCGGCAGACGCCGCGCACGATGAGGTCGATCTCCACTCCGGCGCGCGAGGCGTCGTAGAGCGCCCGCACGATCTGCGGATCCTCGAGCGAGTTCATCTTGGCGATGATCCGTCCCTGGCGGCCGTGGCTCTCGTGCCCGGCCTCGCGCGCGATGAGCTCGAGGATACGCCGGCGCATGCTCGTCGGCGCCACGACGAGCTTCTCGAATCGCTGGTCTCCGATATGCCCCGAAGTCAGCAGGTTGAAGAGCTGGGCGGTGTCGGCGCCGAGAACGGGATCGCAGCTGAAGAGCCCGAGGTCGGTGTAGAGCTCGGCGGTGTCGGTGTTGTAGTTACCGGTCGCGAGGTGGACATAGGTGCGCATGCCGTCGGGCTCCTGGCGCACGACGAGCGATACCTTGGCGTGCGTCTTGTAGCCCAGCACGCCGTAGGCGACGTGCGCGCCCGCGCCCTCGAGCGCCTCCGCCCACTCGATGTTGCGGGCCTCGTCGAAGCTCGCCTTGAGCTCCACCAGGACGGCGACCTGCTTGCCGCGTTCGGCGGCCTCGATGAGCGACTGCACCACCGGCGAGTTGCGCGAGGTGCGGTAGAGAGTCTGCTTGATCGCCAGCACCGCCGGATCCTCGGCCGCGATCCGCAGGAAGCGCTCCACCGAGCTCGAGAAAGCGTCGTAAGGGTGGTGCACGAGAAGGTCGCCGCTGCGGATCACCCGGAAGAGATCGACTTCGCGAGTGTCGCCCGCGGGCTCGAGGCGCGGGTGGGTCTGCGGCCGCCACTTCGGCTCCTGCAACGCCGGCAGATTCAGCGCGGCGAGCTGGAAGAGGTCGCGCGCCGCCAGCGGCGGCCGCACCTCGTAGACGTCGGCCGGCCCCACCACGAGCTCGTCGGCGAGCAGCAGGCGCATCCACTCGGGCATCTCCGGCACGACCTCGAGCCGCACCACCGCGGCGAACCGCCGGGCCCGCAGCTCCTCCTGCACCGACTCGAGCAGATCCTCCGCCTGCTCCTCGTGCTTCTCGGCGTCGGCCGCCCGCGTCACCCGGAACGGATACGACTCGAGGAGCTCCATTCCCGGAAAGAGGCGCTCGAGGAACTCGGCGATCACCACCTCGAGCGGAATGAAGCGCAGCGAATCCGGCAGCTGGATCCAGCGCGGCAGGCTGGGCGGCACCTTGAGGCGCGCGAAGCGGACCTCGGCGCTCGCCGGCGAGCGCAGGGCGACCGCCAGCGAAAGGGAGAGGTTGGAGATGAACGGAAACGGGTGCGAAGTGTCGAGCCCGAGCGGGGTGAGAATCGGGAAGACGAAGCTCGAGAAGAACTTCTCGAGATGAGCGCGCTCTGCCGGCTGTAGGTCGCGGAAGGTGACCAGCTCCACGCCGTGGCGGGCAATCTCCGGCAGCACCTTCTCGAGCAGTAGCGCGCGCTGCTGCTGCTGGCGCGGACGGACCCAGGCGCCGATCTCGGCCAGCTGCTGCGCCGGCGTTCGGCCGTCGGGCGACAGGCCGTTCGGATGGCTCTGCTGTTGCAGCTTCAGCCCTCCGACGCGCTTCATGAAGAACTCGTCCAGATTGCCGCCGAAGATGGCGAGGAACTTGAGCCGGTCGAGGAGCGGCACTCCCGGATCCCCGGCCTCGGCCAGGACCCGCGCGTTGAACTCGAGCCAGGAGAGCTCACGGTTGAGGAAGGGCGACAGGTCCGCCGCTTCACGGTTCGCAGTGCCGCCTTCCGGCAGGCTGACAGTAGAGTTGACGGTCGTCGACATTTCGCCCTCGCTCGCGCGGACCCGGCGCCTCGACAGCGGTCGGATCGCGGCAGGCCAATGATCCTACTCTCCGGGCGTGACGTCGAAGTGACGTTCTCGAGCGTCGCCCCGGCGCCGCGGGACGGTCACTCGAACGCCCCACACAGGCCCTAGGCTCTCCTCCCAGCCGGAGAGGAGATCGCACCCATGTTCAGCCGCTGCGACATCCACGTCCACAGCAAGCGCTCCGACCGCCCGAGTGAGTGGTACCTCGACCGCATTGGCGCACCGGAGAGCTTCACCGAGCCGCTCGAAATCTATCGCCTGGCGAAGGCGCGCGGCATGGACTTCGTCACCATCTCCGACCATGACTCGATCGCCGGGTCGCTCGACATCGCTCACCTGCCGGGAACGTTCCTCTCCAGCGAGGAGACCGTCACCTTTCCGGAGGATGGCTGCGATCTGCACATTCTCGTTCTGGGAGTCACGGAGGCGCAGCATCGCGAGCTGCAGCGACTGAAGCGCAATCTCTATGAGTTCCGCGACTACGCCCGCAGCGAGGGCATCGTGCATGTCGTGGCGCATCCGCTCTTCCGCGTCAACGATCGGCTGACCCTCGATCACCTCGAGAAGATCCTCGTCCTCTTCCGTCTGTTCGAAGGGGTCAACGGTACGCGCGATCCGCGCGCGACGGCGCTCTTCGACGCCGTTCTCGGAGCGACCTCCCCGGACCTCCTGGCCGGGCTCGCCGAGCGCCACCGCCTGGCGCTCGACCTCGATCCCGAAGAGGCGCCGCGCTACGCGACGACCGGTGGCAGCGACGACCACGGCGGGATCTACGTCGCGACGACCTGGACGGAGACCGTCCTCGCGGACTCGCCGCAGGAGTTCCTCGCGCAGGTCGGCTCCGGCCGCTGCCGGCCCGGGGGAGAGGCCGGATCGTCGCTCAAGCTCGCGCGGAGCTTTCAGACTCTCGCCCACGACTACTATCGCGCCAAGGTGCTCGGCGGATCACGCTGGAAGAACGACCCGCTGGCCGACCTTCTGCGCCGCATCGCCGGGGGGGAGCTCGACCCGTCGAATCCGGAAGGCTCGGCCTTCGGCAAGACGGTGCGCAAGCTCCTCTCCTTCGCGCCACCGGTACCGCTCGCGCGCCCGGAGCCGCCTTCCGGCCCGGCCCGGGACCTGGCCGGCCAGACCGCGGCGGCGCGCGAGGCCGAGCGGCGGACGTTCGAATCGGCCTGCCGCCTCGGCCAACGAGCGGCAGCGAGGACCCTCGAGGCGGTCGTCTCGGAGCTCGAGCGCGGCGACATCATGAGCGCACTGCCGGCCATCTCCGACCTCGCACCGGTGGTGGTGGCGCTGTCGCCGTACCTCGCCGCGTTCCGCTTCCAGCACAAGGACGAGCCGCTGCATCGGCAGGTGGCGCAGCGGTTCGCGGCGGCCGCCCACCTCGAGGCCAAGAGCCCGCGCCTCGCCTGGGCGACCGACACCCTGCAGGACGTCAACGGCGTCTCGCGGACCATCGTGAGCGCCGCGACTCTCGCCCGCAGGCGCTCCTTGCCGCTCACCGTGCTGACGAGCGAGATCGCGCGACCTTCCCACGACTTCGACTGCGAGAACTTCGCGCCGATCTGGGAGACGCCGATCCCGCGCTACGAAGAGCTCACCCTGCGCGTTCCTCCGGCGATGGAGCTCATCGAACACTGCGAGCGCGAGCGTTACGGCCGGATCCTGATCTCGACCCCGGGGCCGGTCGGCCTCGCTGCCCTCGCCGCAGGAAAGCTCCTCGGCGTGCCGGTCGCCGGCATCTTCCATACCGACTTTCCGCGCTACGTCGCGGCGCTCGGCGGCGACGGACGCCTGGAGGCGATCGCTGGTTCCTACATCCGATGGTTCTACCGCCAGATGGACGAGGTCTTCGTCTCGAGCGCCTCCTATGCCGCCGAGCTGGCCGCGATGGGGATCGAAAGCTCCCGGCTGCGCGACCTGCCGCGCGGCGTCGACCTCGACCTGTTCTCGCCCACCCGGCGCGAGCCGGACCTCTTCGCCCGGTGGGGCCTCGGGAACGGACCCGTCATTCTCTACGTCGGGCGGCTGAGCCGGGAGAAGAACCTCGACGCGCTCTTCAGGGCTTTCCGGGCCCTGCGCTCCCGCGGTATCGCGGCGAGCCTCGCCATCGTCGGCGACGGCCCCGAGCGCCCGGCGCTCGAAATGCGCTGGAGCTCTCCGGATGTCGCCTTCATCGGCTACCTGCGCGGCGAAGAGCTCGCGACCGCCTACGCCTCCGCCGACCTCTTCGTCTTCCCGAGCCGCACCGACACCTTCGGCAACGCCGTCCTGGAAGCGATGGCCTCGGGGATACCGCCGATCGTGGCGAAGGAAGGTGGCCCCGCCGAGCAGGTGCGGCATGGCGAGACCGGGCTGGTCATCGACCTCGAGGTGCCCGACGCCCTGGTCGATGCGATGGCGATCCTCCTCGGGCGCGAGGGTATCCGGCGCCGGCTGGCCGCGGCGGCGCGCCAGCACGCCCGATCCTGCAGCTGGGGACGGCTCCTCACCGCCCTCTTTCCGGATCGTGACCTGCGGGAGACCGACGAGGTGCCCGACGACTTGCCGGCGGTCCGGACCGACTCCGAGACCCTCTTCGCCAGCGCCGGTTGACGGGCGGCCTGCCCCTCGGGATGTGACAGCGGTGTGACAGCCAGTGGTAGGCTTCAGCCTCGCCGTCAGCTGGAATCGCCACTGCCACCTGCACGATCTCCGAGGGCCGCATGAGACTCGACTCGATCATCAAGCGGTTCCTGCCTCGCGAGGAGCGCTTTCAGGAGCTGCTCCTCAAGGACACCCAGAATCTGACCCGCTCGGCCGAGCTCTTCCTCGCCATCGCCCGGAGCACCAAGCTCGAAGACCGAAGGATCAAGCTGGTCGAGCTCAAGGCGCTGGAGCACGAGGGCGACGAGATCACCCGCCAGGTCTTCGAGGCGCTCAACCGCTCGTTCATCACGCCGCTCGACCGCGAGGACATCCGCTCGATCGCAGTCGACCTCGACGACATCCTCGACTATCTCGAAGGCATCGCCCGCTACCTGGTCATCTTCCAGATCGACGAGGCGCCCGAGCCGCTCACCCGCTTCGCCGAGATCCTCCTCGAGATGGTCGGCCAGATCGACTCCGTGACCCGGCTGATCTGGGATCTCGGGAACGAGCCGCAGGTGCGCGACAAGCTGGTACGGATCTCGGAGCTCGAGAACCAGGGGGACGACCTCTTTCTCACCGTGATCGCCGATCTCTTCCGCGCCGACAGCGGGCGCAACGCCATGGACACGATGAAGTGGAAGGAGATCTACCAGAACCTCGAGGATGCCTGCGATTCCTGCAAGGACTTCACCCACATCATCGGCAACGTGGTGATCAAGAACGCCTGAGCCGGGCCTGCCCTCCTCGCAATGACCGTCCTCATCGCCATCATCCTCGTTGCGCTGATCTTCGACTTTCTGAACGGTTTCCACGACGCCGCGAATTCGATCGCCACCGTCGTCTCGACCCGGGTGCTGTCGCCACAGCAGGCGGTCGCCTGGGCGGCCTTCTTCAACTTCGTCGCCGCCTTCGTGCTCGGCACGCACGTCGCGAAGACGATCGGCAAGGGGATGATCGACCTCTCGATCGTCACCCCGCAGGTCATCCTCGCGGGGCTCCTCGGCGCGATCTTCTGGAACCTCTTCACCTGGTACTTCGGCATTCCGGTCTCCTCCTCGCATGCGCTGATCGGCGGCTACGCCGGCGCCGCCATCGCCAAAGGGGGATGGGCGGCGATCCTCCTGGCCGGCTGGACGAAGACGCTGCTGTTCATCGTCCTCGCCCCGACGATCGGAATGCTGCTCGGCTTCCTGCTCATGGTCGCGGTAGCCTGGCTCTTTCGCCGCGCCCGCGTGCACAAGGCGGATCGATTCTTCCGGCGGGCGCAGCTGGTCTCGGCGGCGTTCTACAGCCTCGGCCACGGCGGCAACGACGCCCAGAAGACGATGGGCATCATCACCGGCCTGCTGGTCTCGTCCGGGTACCTGTCCAGGTTCGAAGTGCCGCTTTGGGTCATCCTCATCAGCCATTTGGCCATCGCTCTCGGCACCCTCTTCGGCGGCTGGCGGATCGTCAAGACGATGGGTTCGAAGATCACCAAGCTTCAGCCGACCGGTGGCTTTTGCGCCGAGACTGCAGGCGCGCTGACACTCGTCGGGGCAACTCTCGCAGGCATCCCCGTGTCGACCACCCACACGATCACCGGCGCCATCATGGGGGTCGGCGCGACGAAGCGCCTCTCCGCTGTGAAGTGGGGAGTCGCCAGCCGCATCGTCTGGGCCTGGGTGTTGACGATCCCCATCTCGGCGTCCGTGGCAGCGCTCTGCTATCTCGTGGTCGCGTTTTTCCTTGGCGCCTGATCCGGCCGCGACCGATTTCCCGATTCGCCGCTTCTCTGATTCAATTCCGGGCGAGATGAGCCCGCGTCGCGACTCCGTTAAAACCGCCCAGCCCGCTGCCCGGCCGCCTCGCGGCAAGGTCGGCCCGGCAGCCGCGAAGTCCGGCCGCATCGCCGCGATCGACATCGGCTCGAATTCGATTCACATGGTGATCGTCGAACGCGGCGGTCCTCTCGCCTCCGGCAGTTATCAGGTGCTGGCGCGAGAGCGCGACATGGTGCGGCTCGGCAAGTCGGCGCTCGCTGACGGAGCGCTGTCGCCGAAAGCGATGCGCAAGGGGCTGGAGGCGCTGCTCAAGATGACCACGCTCGCGCGTCTCAAGGGGGCGGGCGAGATCGTCGCCGTCGCCACCAGTGCGGTGCGCGAAGCGGCGAACGGGAGTGATTTCCTCGCCCAGGTCCGCGCCCTCACCGGGCTCGACGTCCGCATCCTCTCCGGGGAGGAGGAAGGCGCCTTGATCTTTCGCGCCGTCCAGCACGCCGTCGATCTCTCGCAGGGAACCGTCGTGCTCGCCGACGTCGGCGGCGGCTCGACCGAGTGGTGCGTGGCGCGACGCGGCGACCTGCGTTCGGTGCAGAGCGTGCCGTTGGGCTCGCTGCGCTGCGCGGCGATGCTCGAGGGCGATCCAACCGCCCTGCGGTCGATCGAGCGCCTGCGGCGCGCCGTCCGCGAGGGCCTGGCGAAGCTCAAGACGCCGAAGTCGACCGACCGCATGATCGCCACCTCGGGGACCGCCGCCTGCTGTGGCGACCTGGCCGATCTCCTCGCCGGCCGCGAGCGCGGCGCGATGATCGGCGGCCTGCGCGAGCTCCGGGTGCGCGAGCTCAACAGCGTGGTCGCCGGTCTGCAGACGCTGACGGTCAAGGAGATCGCCGCCCTGCCGCCGGTCGGCGCACCGCGCGCCGGGTCGATCCTCGCCGGCGCCGTCCTGCTGCAGGAGCTGGCGGCGAAGGCCGGAGTCGACCGCCTCTTCCTCTGCGACCGCGCGCTGCGGGAAGGTCTGGTGCTCGAGGCGCTCGGTGCCCCCGCAGCCGCGGCCCCGGTCGCCGGCGAAGTGCGGCGCCGCCAGGTTCTCGACCTCGCGAGCCGGGCGCCGGGAATGCTCGCCCACGCGCAGCAGGTGGCGCATCTCTCTGTCCGCCTGTTCGACCTCACCGCCCCGGTCCACAATCTCGGCGCGCGCGAGCGCGAGTGGCTCGAATTCGCGGCCCTGTTGCACGACATCGGTCACTCGATCCACTTCGAGCGCCACCACAAGCACAGCCACTACCTCATCACCACCGCCGACCTCGACGGCTTCGACCCGCGCGAGATC from Thermoanaerobaculia bacterium harbors:
- a CDS encoding DUF47 family protein; translation: MRLDSIIKRFLPREERFQELLLKDTQNLTRSAELFLAIARSTKLEDRRIKLVELKALEHEGDEITRQVFEALNRSFITPLDREDIRSIAVDLDDILDYLEGIARYLVIFQIDEAPEPLTRFAEILLEMVGQIDSVTRLIWDLGNEPQVRDKLVRISELENQGDDLFLTVIADLFRADSGRNAMDTMKWKEIYQNLEDACDSCKDFTHIIGNVVIKNA
- a CDS encoding glycosyltransferase, which gives rise to MFSRCDIHVHSKRSDRPSEWYLDRIGAPESFTEPLEIYRLAKARGMDFVTISDHDSIAGSLDIAHLPGTFLSSEETVTFPEDGCDLHILVLGVTEAQHRELQRLKRNLYEFRDYARSEGIVHVVAHPLFRVNDRLTLDHLEKILVLFRLFEGVNGTRDPRATALFDAVLGATSPDLLAGLAERHRLALDLDPEEAPRYATTGGSDDHGGIYVATTWTETVLADSPQEFLAQVGSGRCRPGGEAGSSLKLARSFQTLAHDYYRAKVLGGSRWKNDPLADLLRRIAGGELDPSNPEGSAFGKTVRKLLSFAPPVPLARPEPPSGPARDLAGQTAAAREAERRTFESACRLGQRAAARTLEAVVSELERGDIMSALPAISDLAPVVVALSPYLAAFRFQHKDEPLHRQVAQRFAAAAHLEAKSPRLAWATDTLQDVNGVSRTIVSAATLARRRSLPLTVLTSEIARPSHDFDCENFAPIWETPIPRYEELTLRVPPAMELIEHCERERYGRILISTPGPVGLAALAAGKLLGVPVAGIFHTDFPRYVAALGGDGRLEAIAGSYIRWFYRQMDEVFVSSASYAAELAAMGIESSRLRDLPRGVDLDLFSPTRREPDLFARWGLGNGPVILYVGRLSREKNLDALFRAFRALRSRGIAASLAIVGDGPERPALEMRWSSPDVAFIGYLRGEELATAYASADLFVFPSRTDTFGNAVLEAMASGIPPIVAKEGGPAEQVRHGETGLVIDLEVPDALVDAMAILLGREGIRRRLAAAARQHARSCSWGRLLTALFPDRDLRETDEVPDDLPAVRTDSETLFASAG
- a CDS encoding Ppx/GppA family phosphatase, with amino-acid sequence MSPRRDSVKTAQPAARPPRGKVGPAAAKSGRIAAIDIGSNSIHMVIVERGGPLASGSYQVLARERDMVRLGKSALADGALSPKAMRKGLEALLKMTTLARLKGAGEIVAVATSAVREAANGSDFLAQVRALTGLDVRILSGEEEGALIFRAVQHAVDLSQGTVVLADVGGGSTEWCVARRGDLRSVQSVPLGSLRCAAMLEGDPTALRSIERLRRAVREGLAKLKTPKSTDRMIATSGTAACCGDLADLLAGRERGAMIGGLRELRVRELNSVVAGLQTLTVKEIAALPPVGAPRAGSILAGAVLLQELAAKAGVDRLFLCDRALREGLVLEALGAPAAAAPVAGEVRRRQVLDLASRAPGMLAHAQQVAHLSVRLFDLTAPVHNLGAREREWLEFAALLHDIGHSIHFERHHKHSHYLITTADLDGFDPREIEIIAEVARYHRGAPPRARHASFAALRSWQQRSVERLTPLLRVANALDCTHATRVVELYASLKGRREVMVEVLSPFEVGLELAAARDRARLFEKVFARRLTFRQGLKKPSRRR
- a CDS encoding histidine phosphatase family protein, producing MKLLLLRHAVAHDRATFAATGKEDRLRPLTEEGRKKMRRIGDALAGLLPELALIATSPYARARESAEILARAYPGRPVLSEAAELAPAGASAGLLKFLQTQKSLPAVACVGHEPDLSQLAGWLLSGQQKSFLELRKGGACLLDFTGRLAPGNATLLWHLTPSLLRALR
- a CDS encoding CHAD domain-containing protein, which translates into the protein MKIPADLLTRPAEEAVRRLALVQLERAIEARKQLVDGDREEALHDFRVALRRLRSLLRSHRSAFSVEFPKRALRNLATLARDTNPGRDAEVQLAWLGTFAAELKPAERAGHRVLAADLTVRRDESYRKVEREIVRDFAGIAEDLAARLVAYKVTVNLAQPAPPPSFAAATREALVRSRDELFDKLARIETVADETEGHAARIAAKRLRYLAEPLAPWIDSARRPVELLKALQDLLGELHDGQLLAAHVAQSLAEIESKRAQRLIADTLDGADPTSPAGRAAQALPTLRRSERSGLIAVARRLGARRSDLFASLTQGWLGETAPLRQELVAALETLDRSLGAPPRRRPPREKPAAGAPAARKPRRPGGRQAPVRRTRPARSPSTTG
- a CDS encoding response regulator, producing MVATRILVVEDEPDIAEVLQFNLERAGFAVTVERRGDSALEAIRRRPPDLLVLDLMLPGLDGLELARLLKRDPATSNLPLVMLTAKGEELDRIVGLELGADDYISKPFSPREVVLRIKAVLRRHAGEEEPSARIEIGRIRLDAAAHRAEVRGVDVPLTATEFRLLRILMERQGRVQTRARLLTDVWGYAEDVDSRTVDTHVRRLRHKLGPESDRIETVIGVGYRMRG
- a CDS encoding inorganic phosphate transporter codes for the protein MTVLIAIILVALIFDFLNGFHDAANSIATVVSTRVLSPQQAVAWAAFFNFVAAFVLGTHVAKTIGKGMIDLSIVTPQVILAGLLGAIFWNLFTWYFGIPVSSSHALIGGYAGAAIAKGGWAAILLAGWTKTLLFIVLAPTIGMLLGFLLMVAVAWLFRRARVHKADRFFRRAQLVSAAFYSLGHGGNDAQKTMGIITGLLVSSGYLSRFEVPLWVILISHLAIALGTLFGGWRIVKTMGSKITKLQPTGGFCAETAGALTLVGATLAGIPVSTTHTITGAIMGVGATKRLSAVKWGVASRIVWAWVLTIPISASVAALCYLVVAFFLGA
- the ppk1 gene encoding polyphosphate kinase 1, which encodes MSTTVNSTVSLPEGGTANREAADLSPFLNRELSWLEFNARVLAEAGDPGVPLLDRLKFLAIFGGNLDEFFMKRVGGLKLQQQSHPNGLSPDGRTPAQQLAEIGAWVRPRQQQQRALLLEKVLPEIARHGVELVTFRDLQPAERAHLEKFFSSFVFPILTPLGLDTSHPFPFISNLSLSLAVALRSPASAEVRFARLKVPPSLPRWIQLPDSLRFIPLEVVIAEFLERLFPGMELLESYPFRVTRAADAEKHEEQAEDLLESVQEELRARRFAAVVRLEVVPEMPEWMRLLLADELVVGPADVYEVRPPLAARDLFQLAALNLPALQEPKWRPQTHPRLEPAGDTREVDLFRVIRSGDLLVHHPYDAFSSSVERFLRIAAEDPAVLAIKQTLYRTSRNSPVVQSLIEAAERGKQVAVLVELKASFDEARNIEWAEALEGAGAHVAYGVLGYKTHAKVSLVVRQEPDGMRTYVHLATGNYNTDTAELYTDLGLFSCDPVLGADTAQLFNLLTSGHIGDQRFEKLVVAPTSMRRRILELIAREAGHESHGRQGRIIAKMNSLEDPQIVRALYDASRAGVEIDLIVRGVCRLRPGVPGMSETIRVRSIVGRFLEHARIFHFANGGAPEYFIASADWMSRNLDRRVETMVPVEAPDLRAELQSILDVQLADNRKAWALESDGSWRQEQPAEGEPERDSQAIFMANALRRRAR